AAACCGGTTTATAGGAAGGGGATATATAAATCCCAAGTCAAAAATTACAGTGCGGCTGTTTACTTATAGACAGGAAGAGATAAATAGGGAGTTTTTTAAAAGGAAAATTGAAGAAGCATGGCAATACCGCCAAAAAATCATGGACACAAACTGTTGCCGGGTTATTTTTGGAGAAGGGGATTTCCTCCCGGGGTTAATTGTAGATAAATTTGGAGATTATTTAGTTATTCAAACATTAGCCCTAGGGATTGATATCCATAAAAAAACTATTGTGGAACTTTTAGATGAGATAATCTCACCTAAAGGAATTTATGAAAGAAATGATGTACAAATAAGGGAGTTAGAAGGACTTAAGGAGCAAAAAGGCTATTTAAAAGGCAACTTCCCTACAAAAGTTCAGATTATAGAAAATGGTATAAAAATGTGGGTGGATCTAGAAAATGGCCAAAAAACCGGGTATTTTTTAGATCAAAAGGAAAACCGTTTAGCAATTGCTCCCTTTGTAAAAGATGGAGAGGTTTTGGACTGTTTTAGCCATACCGGTTCTTTCACCCTCCACGCCTGTCAATTTGGGGCTAAACACGTCACAGCAGTGGATATTTCTGAACACGCCATAGAAACAATTAAAGAAAATGTCTTATTAAACGGCTTTGAGAATAAAGTCGATTATCGTTTAGGGAATGCCTTCGACATTTTAAGGGAGTTACAAAGGGAAGGGAAAAAATTTGATGTCACTATCCTCGATCCCCCTGCCTTTGCCAAATCGAAAAAAGCCTTAAAAGGAGCAATAAGGGGATATAAAGATATAAACTTAAGGGGAATGAAAATTACTAAAAATGGTGGATT
The sequence above is a segment of the Anaerobranca californiensis DSM 14826 genome. Coding sequences within it:
- a CDS encoding class I SAM-dependent rRNA methyltransferase encodes the protein MTKVYLKIGEQKRIIRGHRWIYSNEIEKIEGEYKPGDIVDVYDFKNRFIGRGYINPKSKITVRLFTYRQEEINREFFKRKIEEAWQYRQKIMDTNCCRVIFGEGDFLPGLIVDKFGDYLVIQTLALGIDIHKKTIVELLDEIISPKGIYERNDVQIRELEGLKEQKGYLKGNFPTKVQIIENGIKMWVDLENGQKTGYFLDQKENRLAIAPFVKDGEVLDCFSHTGSFTLHACQFGAKHVTAVDISEHAIETIKENVLLNGFENKVDYRLGNAFDILRELQREGKKFDVTILDPPAFAKSKKALKGAIRGYKDINLRGMKITKNGGFLVTASCSHYMSPELFMEVIKDAAQDADKILRQVEFRTQSKDHPIVLNADESLYLKFGIFQVLDR